Proteins encoded by one window of Synechococcus sp. WH 7805:
- a CDS encoding cytochrome P450, with protein sequence MTARSLPSTGAVTGLKETLDFFRDPQFAQKRFTAYGEVFETRLLNQRLVFIRGEQPIADLFAQGDALEGWWPESVRQLLGNRSLANRSGEGHKARRRVVGQLFSAAALSRYTPSIAALVEELAEELIQAKAPVQLVPCMRRFAFAVIATTVLGLDASDRQALFADFEIWTRALFSIPVAIPGTPFAKALEAKKRLLLRLQQVLAQTSTRRGGLDLLSGGLDEAGIPLTDDDLVEQLLLLLFAGYETTASSLSCLMRALLLNPEVEQWLLPELLDQSWPNLDARSCPRLDATVLEVMRLTPPVGGFFRRTKDTVQLGGVAIPPNRVIQVALSPDLGDGSCDLADIRPQRHLDGSFTATLLPFGGGERVCLGKALAELEIRLMAVGLLQRVRLELTPDQDLTLQQIPSPSPRGGLLVRASARDTSR encoded by the coding sequence ATGACGGCCAGGTCACTTCCGAGCACGGGGGCCGTGACCGGCCTGAAGGAAACCCTCGACTTTTTCCGCGACCCGCAGTTCGCGCAGAAGCGGTTCACGGCCTATGGCGAAGTGTTTGAAACGCGACTGCTCAACCAGCGCCTGGTATTCATCCGCGGGGAACAGCCGATTGCCGATCTGTTCGCCCAGGGGGACGCCCTCGAGGGTTGGTGGCCGGAGAGCGTGCGCCAGCTTCTCGGCAACCGCTCATTGGCCAATCGCAGCGGAGAAGGTCACAAGGCGCGCCGCCGGGTGGTCGGACAGCTGTTTTCCGCAGCAGCTCTGAGCCGCTACACCCCTTCGATCGCCGCTCTGGTGGAGGAGCTGGCAGAGGAGCTGATCCAGGCCAAGGCCCCAGTTCAGCTCGTGCCCTGCATGCGTCGCTTCGCCTTTGCCGTGATCGCCACCACCGTGCTGGGTCTGGATGCCAGTGACCGGCAGGCCCTGTTCGCCGACTTCGAGATCTGGACCCGGGCCCTGTTCTCGATTCCCGTCGCCATTCCTGGCACTCCCTTCGCCAAGGCCCTGGAGGCCAAGAAGCGCCTGCTGCTCCGCCTGCAACAGGTTCTGGCCCAGACATCAACGAGGCGGGGAGGCCTGGACCTGCTCAGCGGCGGCCTAGATGAGGCTGGGATTCCTCTCACCGATGATGATCTGGTGGAACAACTGCTTCTGCTGCTGTTCGCCGGCTACGAAACCACCGCGTCGTCCTTGAGCTGTCTGATGCGCGCCCTATTGCTCAACCCCGAGGTTGAGCAATGGTTGTTGCCAGAACTGCTGGATCAGTCCTGGCCCAACTTGGATGCCCGAAGCTGCCCTCGTCTCGACGCCACCGTGCTGGAGGTGATGCGCCTGACGCCGCCAGTGGGAGGGTTCTTCCGCAGAACCAAGGACACCGTTCAGCTCGGTGGTGTGGCGATACCACCGAATCGAGTGATTCAGGTGGCACTTTCACCAGACCTTGGCGATGGGTCCTGCGACCTGGCAGACATCAGACCGCAACGCCACCTGGATGGTTCATTCACGGCAACCCTCTTGCCCTTCGGCGGCGGGGAGCGAGTTTGCCTGGGCAAGGCGTTGGCGGAGCTGGAGATCCGTCTGATGGCGGTTGGGCTGCTGCAGCGCGTGCGGCTGGAGTTAACGCCGGATCAAGACCTGACGCTTCAGCAGATCCCCAGTCCCTCACCTCGGGGAGGGTTGCTGGTGAGAGCATCGGCCCGCGACACGTCGCGGTGA